A region of the archaeon BMS3Bbin15 genome:
ATTTCTAATTAGTTCCATTCCATCAAATATACTCTTCCGGCTAAACTCATATTTTCTGTCTTTCTTCTTTATTATTTCTAATTTTTTTAGGATAGTTAACGCCTTTTTAATTCTATTAAACTTTATTCTATTACTTTCAAATATCTCATTAAATATCTGGCTTTCATCTAGGGTTATGTTTTTTTTTAGTTCCATTCTATTGCTGACATCTAAAATAATTTTATATATAACCCAAGTCTGACAGTTGAATAGAAATAGAAGTTCTTAGTAATGTTATTTTATGACACAAACAACAAAACTAAGAACAGAAGTAATTATACCTAACAACAATATATCTTTTCCTATTGGTACTGTCCTTGCGGTGCAAAAGTATTACCAACGTCTGGGCTTTTCAAAGATATTTGGAAAACACAAGAAGCGAGGGAGAGACATCAACTCACTCATCGAGGCTCTTTTGAGTTACAAACTCACCGAGAACCAGAGCATTACAAAAGGTGCTGATTGGATTAACCGCGATGAGGTATTGGACATCTTCAATCTTGAATATTTCGAACAAAGGACACTTTATCGAGTCCTGGAAACTATAGGTGAGAACTATGAGGAGATCATCGCAGATGTACAGGACATGTTGTTTGAGATATTCGATTTTGAACACACCGACATCAATATGGACTGGACGAGCTTCATCCTGTATGGCGATAAATGCCCTCTGGGCAAGTACGACTACAGCCGTGACCATCGCCCAGACAAAAAGCAACTCACAATTGGCTTAAGCGAGCTTTCCAGCCCGATTAATGTCCCAATAGGTATGACCGTTCGTGAGGGCAACGTGAACGACCAGATTCATTTCAACGACACCTTCAATCAGGTAAATCATCGCCTGCGTAAGGGGTCGATGATTGTACTTGACAGAGGGGGTAACCGTAAAGAGAACCTCGAACGTATCGAGAACTCTAAACTGAAATTCCTTACTGCCAGGCAGTTGAACAAGAGCGATGAAACTACATGGCTAAAGAACTTCAACAAGTCTGAGGCAGAACTTGTTGATGAAAGATATGGTGTGTATGGTCTAAAAAAGAAGTTCCCTAGCAGAATCAACTACCTATTTTTCTCTGAAGATTTGTATGAGAAACAAATCGAATCCAAATTAAGGAAGGTTGAGCGGCTCTTCATTGAAACCGAAAATATCCAACAAAGCATAGAGAACAACAGGAAATTGCCCAAGAAGTACAGAATAAACAATCCGCTCGTCGAGTGCGAGTATTCGTATCAGACGAAACTTGCGACACTAAGCGAGAGCGAGGCAAAAAATATACTCAAAAAGGCTTCAATCACAGGCCGTGAGGGATTTTTCTGCCTGGTGTCTAACAAGAATTTGACACTTCAGGAAGCACTGGTCATATACCGCCAGAAGGATTCTATAGAGAAGATATTCAACTCACTAAAAAACGAAATCGAAATCAAACCTTTGCGGTGCTGGTCTGACATGAGTATTTATGGTGCTTTAATCATCGGGTTTATTGCACAGTTATTCATATCTCTGATACGTTTTGAGCACCCTGAATTGAAGCACACATCACCGAAATTCATCAAAATATCACTGATGAATTTGACAGTTACAGTAGAATACAAAAAATCAGGTGCCAAAAGACACATTTTCTCTAATTTCAACCCGCTCTCACAGGTGATATTAGGCCAAAATCAGGCAATCACGTGACAAATAGAGGGGCAAAAACACAGATTTACGGCTTCTGTCAAATGGATTTTTCGAATAAGTTAGCGGAGCAAAGTGTCAAAGTTGGGTTTTTACAAAAAAGCCAAATAAACAATGAAATTAAGCTGACGGGTAGTCATCGGTCACCATATAAACTCGTATATTACGACTTCGAACAGTTCGAAATCGAAATCTTTATATATTTTCATATATATGTAATGTCATGATTATAGAAACTCACAACCTTACAAAGGAATATAATGGCATTAAAGCTTTAAAGGGTGTGAGCTTTTCAGTTAAGGAAGGAGAGATATTTGGATTTCTGGCACCCAATGGTGCAGGAAAAA
Encoded here:
- a CDS encoding transposase DDE domain protein, which encodes MTQTTKLRTEVIIPNNNISFPIGTVLAVQKYYQRLGFSKIFGKHKKRGRDINSLIEALLSYKLTENQSITKGADWINRDEVLDIFNLEYFEQRTLYRVLETIGENYEEIIADVQDMLFEIFDFEHTDINMDWTSFILYGDKCPLGKYDYSRDHRPDKKQLTIGLSELSSPINVPIGMTVREGNVNDQIHFNDTFNQVNHRLRKGSMIVLDRGGNRKENLERIENSKLKFLTARQLNKSDETTWLKNFNKSEAELVDERYGVYGLKKKFPSRINYLFFSEDLYEKQIESKLRKVERLFIETENIQQSIENNRKLPKKYRINNPLVECEYSYQTKLATLSESEAKNILKKASITGREGFFCLVSNKNLTLQEALVIYRQKDSIEKIFNSLKNEIEIKPLRCWSDMSIYGALIIGFIAQLFISLIRFEHPELKHTSPKFIKISLMNLTVTVEYKKSGAKRHIFSNFNPLSQVILGQNQAIT